One window of Saccharomyces kudriavzevii IFO 1802 strain IFO1802 genome assembly, chromosome: 10 genomic DNA carries:
- the SFC1 gene encoding Sfc1p (similar to Saccharomyces cerevisiae SFC1 (YJR095W); ancestral locus Anc_7.467): MSQKKKASHPAINLIAGGTAGLFEALCCHPLDTIKVRMQIYRRVAGIEHVKPPGFIKTGSTIYQKEGFLALYKGLGAVVIGIIPKMAIRFSSYEFYRTLLVNKETGIVSTGNTFVAGVGAGITEAVLVVNPMEVVKIRLQAQHLTPSEPNVGPRYNNAIHAAYTIVKEEGVSALYRGVSLTAARQATNQGANFTVYSKLKEFLQNYHHMDVLPSWETSCIGLISGAIGPFSNAPLDTIKTRLQKDKSTSLIKQSGMKKIITIGTQLLKEEGFRALYKGITPRVMRVAPGQAVTFTVYEYVREHLENLGMFKKSDAPKPKPLR; encoded by the coding sequence ATgtctcaaaaaaaaaaagcttctCACCCAGCCATCAACCTGATAGCTGGTGGGACCGCAGGTCTATTTGAAGCGTTATGTTGCCATCCTTTAGATACAATTAAGGTGAGAATGCAAATATACAGACGGGTGGCCGGTATTGAGCATGTGAAACCCCCGGGATTCATTAAAACTGGGAGCACCATTTATCAAAAGGAAGGTTTCTTGGCTCTGTATAAAGGTCTAGGTGCTGTGGTCATTGGCATTATACCTAAGATGGCTATCCGTTTCTCGTCTTATGAATTTTATAGGACGTTATTGGTTAATAAGGAAACTGGAATCGTCTCTACAGGTAATACTTTTGTTGCTGGTGTTGGGGCTGGTATCACCGAAGCTGTTCTTGTGGTGAACCCGATGGAAGTGGTAAAAATTAGGCTGCAAGCTCAGCATTTAACTCCGAGTGAACCAAACGTTGGTCCTAGGTACAATAATGCCATTCATGCCGCCTACACTATTGTCAAGGAGGAAGGGGTTTCCGCTCTGTACAGAGGTGTCTCCTTGACCGCAGCAAGACAAGCGACAAACCAGGGTGCTAACTTCACAGTTTATTCCAAACTAAAGGAGTTTTTGCAAAATTATCATCACATGGATGTCTTACCTTCATGGGAAACCTCCTGCATAGGTTTGATTTCAGGTGCAATTGGGCCGTTCTCCAACGCTCCCTTGGATACTATCAAGACAAGATTGCAGAAAGATAAGTCGACCTCATTGATAAAACAATCCGgtatgaagaaaatcataACGATCGGTACTCAACTACTGAAAGAGGAAGGCTTCAGAGCATTGTATAAAGGTATTACTCCAAGAGTGATGAGAGTGGCACCCGGGCAGGCTGTTACCTTTACAGTTTATGAATATGTTAGAGAGCATTTGGAGAATTTGGGCATGTTCAAGAAGAGCGATGCGCCAAAGCCAAAACCATTACGGTAG
- the SKDI10G2960 gene encoding aldo-keto reductase superfamily protein (similar to Saccharomyces cerevisiae YJR096W; ancestral locus Anc_7.468), whose translation MVPKFYNLSNGYRIPSIALGTYDIPRSQTAEIVYEGIKCGYRHFDTAVLYGNEKEVGDGIIKWLNENPESNKREKIFYTTKLWNSQNGYKRAKAAIQQCLNEVSGLKYIDLLLIHSPLEGSKLRLETWQAMQEAVDEGVVKSIGVSNYGKKHIDELLTWPDLTYKPVVNQIEISPWVMRQELADYCKSKGLIVEAFAPLCHGYKMTNPDLLKVCKEVDRNPGQVLIRWSLQHGYLPLPKTKTVKRLEGNLAAYDFELLDKQMKILDHPDAYEPTDWECTDAP comes from the coding sequence ATGGTCCCTAAATTCTACAATCTTTCAAATGGTTACAGAATCCCAAGCATTGCCTTGGGTACTTACGATATCCCAAGATCACAAACCGCTGAAATTGTGTATGAAGGTATCAAATGCGGCTACCGTCATTTCGATACCGCTGTTCTTTATGgtaatgaaaaggaagtcGGTGACGGTATTATCAAGTGGTTGAATGAAAATCCGGAAAGTAATAAacgtgaaaaaattttctataCAACCAAATTATGGAATTCACAAAACGGATACAAAAGAGCTAAAGCTGCCATTCAACAATGTCTGAATGAAGTCTCCGGATTGAAATATATTGATCTTCTCTTGATTCATTCGCCACTAGAAGGTTCCAAATTGAGATTGGAAACTTGGCAAGCTATGCAAGAAGCTGTTGACGAAGGGGTGGTTAAGTCTATAGGTGTTTCTAATTATGGGAAGAAACATATTGATGAACTTCTGACCTGGCCAGATTTGACGTACAAGCCAGTAGTCAaccaaattgaaatttcacCTTGGGTTATGAGACAAGAACTAGCAGATTATTGTAAATCTAAAGGTCTTATTGTTGAAGCGTTCGCTCCATTGTGTCACGGCTACAAGATGACCAATCCAGACTTATTAAAAGTTTGTAAAGAGGTTGATCGTAATCCGGGTCAAGTTCTGATTCGTTGGTCTCTGCAACATGGTTATTTGCCATTACCGAAGACTAAAACGGTTAAAAGGCTGGAAGGTAACCTTGCAGCCTATGATTTTGAGTTGTTGGACAAACAGATGAAAATTCTTGATCATCCTGATGCTTATGAGCCTACCGATTGGGAATGCACAGATGCGCCATGA
- the JJJ3 gene encoding Jjj3p (similar to Saccharomyces cerevisiae JJJ3 (YJR097W); ancestral locus Anc_1.113) — protein MSLTSSLTHYEILRIPSDATQEEIKKAYRDRLLNTHPDKLAKKTSNKVNSVTIDTIQDAYKVLSNIKTRGEYDKLILENYKHQGFHNCGDGLDEFSLDDFSFDEEKLEFMMNCPRCQFGDGFHFKESLLEECIDNENVNEWDQSGYQLLTQCSACSLWLKVNFDVEEE, from the coding sequence ATGTCATTAACGAGTTCGTTAACACACTATGAAATCTTAAGAATCCCGTCGGATGCCACGCAAgaggaaatcaaaaaggcATATAGGGATCGACTGTTAAATACGCATCCTGACAAGCttgccaaaaaaacaagTAACAAAGTAAATAGTGTCACAATCGATACGATTCAAGACGCCTATAAGGTATTGTCGAATATAAAAACACGCGGGGAATATGACAAACTGATCCTTGAAAACTATAAACATCAAGGCTTTCACAATTGCGGTGACGGGCTAGATGAATTTTCGTTAGACGACTTCTCGTTTGATGAGGAGAAGCTCGAATTTATGATGAATTGTCCTCGTTGTCAATTTGGCGATGGTTTTCATTTTAAGGAAAGTCTACTAGAAGAATGCATTGATAACGAAAACGTTAATGAATGGGATCAGTCTGGATATCAACTGTTGACACAATGTAGTGCATGTAGCTTATGGCTAAAAGTTAATTTTGACGTCGAGGAAGAGTAA
- the SKDI10G2980 gene encoding uncharacterized protein (similar to Saccharomyces cerevisiae YJR098C; ancestral locus Anc_1.114), which yields MERLTDDPIPKDDRCSEQFLVDSLKSDSDSDTSSSPVSEDEYGLDTVEKVDTLIGGARVISNKVESASDDEQGTRNEKLLQSSNDNHHDIEKEQANVITLDSDDEDLDEIISYSHNGHYDSSHKTFSFSLPFGNTNFRSSSPLAIIRTVLPKTPDEFIRKNLRKNEIRQKLKKTKSISSLEEMELFKYEKGIDNSRIRAFKDSLEMDTLKNSIKQITADPFDKTHDGYYRSRLESIWHELEGDVVVMGGYRGSVLRDASTRKRIWIPLKAGLNMAKVDLLIGPNDEDELKTQKEIIPDGMVTHIGPVDVSKRLIKKLEANPNLKVQQFGYDWRLSLDISAEHLRSKLQNIYNEQKSKKGVYIIAHSMGGLVAHKVLQDCTHLIRGIIYVGSPSQCPNILGPIRFGDDVMWNKTIFSKETNFFMRSSFYFLPLDGRCFVDKTTLKRYDFNFFDTEVWKQLGLSPLVNEKRGKLADEKSSLLPKKSKSSLSLRATLSATTKFVLNAPVVRTVAGNNNRQPPKDVPSDEFFHTSYEDSCEYLTRTLERTKNYLDSLNYDPSKEYPPLAMVYGNKVPTVRGAKVNGIQDIKDGNYEDFYYGPGDGVVHHKWLLPEQRGFPVVCKIASSTGHVSLMTDFKSMAKAFISIVDSEKEKVKAH from the coding sequence ATGGAAAGGCTGACTGATGATCCTATCCCAAAAGACGATAGATGCAGCGAACAGTTTCTCGTTgattcattgaaaagtGATAGTGATAGTGATACAAGCTCTTCTCCAGTGAGCGAGGATGAATATGGGTTGGATACAGTAGAAAAGGTGGATACCTTGATCGGCGGTGCAAGAGTTATAAGTAATAAAGTGGAAAGTGCCAGCGACGATGAACAGGGCACAAGAAATGAGAAACTACTTCAATCCTCGAATGACAATCATCACGACATAGAAAAGGAGCAAGCAAATGTGATAACCCTTGATTCTGATGACGAGGATCTCGACGAGATTATTTCTTACTCACATAATGGCCATTATGACAGCTCTCATAAAACTTTCTCGTTTTCCTTGCCCTTTGGTAATACAAATTTCAGATCAAGCTCACCGTTAGCCATTATTAGAACGGTACTACCTAAAACTCCTGATGAATTTATCAGAAAAAATCTgagaaagaatgaaattagacaaaaactgaaaaaaacaaaatctatttcttctttagaAGAGATGGAGCTATTTAAGTATGAAAAAGGCATTGATAATTCGAGGATACGAGCCTTTAAAGATTCATTAGAAATGGATACGTTGAAGAACTCTATTAAGCAAATAACCGCAGATCCATTTGACAAAACTCATGACGGATACTACCGTTCACGTTTGGAATCCATATGGCATGAACTTGAAGGTGACGTTGTTGTAATGGGCGGTTACCGTGGTAGCGTACTGAGGGACGCCAGTACTCGTAAGCGAATTTGGATCCCATTGAAAGCAGGTTTAAATATGGCAAAAGTAGATTTATTAATTGGGCCCaatgatgaggatgaattgaaaactcaaaaagaaatcatccCTGATGGAATGGTAACACATATAGGACCAGTCGATGTCTCTAAAagattgataaaaaaacttgaagcAAACCCTAATCTAAAAGTCCAGCAGTTTGGCTATGATTGGAGATTATCATTGGATATTTCTGCTGAGCACTTGAGAAGTAAACTACAGAATATTTAtaatgaacaaaaatctaAGAAGGGGGTATATATCATTGCTCATTCAATGGGTGGTTTGGTTGCGCATAAAGTTTTGCAGGATTGTACGCATTTAATAAGAGGCATTATCTACGTGGGTTCTCCAAGTCAATGTCCCAATATCTTGGGCCCTATCAGGTTTGGAGATGATGTGATGTGGAACAAAACAATCTTCAGTAAAGAaacgaattttttcatgagAAGCAGCTTCTATTTTTTGCCATTGGACGGCAGATGTTTTGTTGACAAGACTACTTTGAAGAGATATgatttcaacttttttgaTACAGAGGTCTGGAAACAGCTTGGTTTATCGCCTTTGGTTAACGAAAAAAGAGGTAAATTAGCCGATGAGAAATCAAGTCTTTTGCCCAAAAAGTCTAAATCATCACTCTCGCTTAGAGCCACATTAAGCGCCACCACCAAGTTTGTATTGAATGCACCTGTAGTGAGAACTGTAGCGGGCAATAACAACAGACAACCTCCAAAGGATGTACCTTCTGATGAGTTTTTCCATACATCCTACGAAGATAGCTGTGAATATTTAACGAGGACTTTGGAACGTACAAAGAATTACTTGGATAGTTTGAATTATGATCCGAGTAAGGAGTATCCTCCTTTGGCCATGGTTTATGGTAACAAGGTTCCCACCGTCCGAGGCGCTAAAGTAAACGGTATACAAGATATAAAAGATGGAAATTATGAAGATTTTTACTATGGTCCTGGTGACGGTGTTGTCCATCATAAATGGTTATTACCTGAACAAAGAGGCTTTCCAGTTGTTTGTAAAATTGCTAGTTCCACAGGTCATGTTAGCTTGATGACGGATTTCAAGTCGATGGCAAAGGCGTTTATTTCTATTGTTGACAGcgagaaggaaaaagtaaaagcCCATTAA
- the YUH1 gene encoding ubiquitin-specific protease YUH1 (similar to Saccharomyces cerevisiae YUH1 (YJR099W); ancestral locus Anc_7.470), translating into MSKDEHAVIPIESNPVVFTEFAHKLGLKKEWAFFDIYSLREIELLAFLPRPVKAIVLLFPINENGKVSAIQQAPKPKDSDVLWFKQSIKNACGLYAILHSLSNNQSLLEPGSDLTNFLKSQSKNITPKNMFDDTTADQFVLNVVKENTQTFSTGQSEAPEATADINLHYITYVEENGEIFELDGRNLGGPLCLGKSDPSGTDLVEQDLIRQRVASYMENANEEDVLNFAMLGLGPNWA; encoded by the coding sequence ATGAGCAAAGACGAGCATGCAGTGATACCAATCGAATCAAACCCAGTGGTTTTCACGGAATTTGCACATAAACTGGGTCTAAAAAAGGAGTGggcattttttgatatctaTAGTTTAAGAGAGATAGAATTATTGGCATTTTTACCGCGGCCAGTGAAGGCTATCGTCCTGTTGTTTCCGATAAACGAAAATGGTAAAGTTAGCGCTATTCAACAAGCTCCAAAACCAAAAGATTCAGATGTTCTATGGTTTAAACAATCGATTAAAAACGCTTGCGGTTTGTATGCAATTCTCCATTCATTGAGTAATAACCAGTCGTTATTGGAGCCCGGATCCGACTTGACAAACTTTCTGAAATCCCAAAGTAAGAATATAACGCCAAAGAATATGTTTGATGACACAACCGCTGATCAATTCGTCTTGAATGTTGTAAAGGAAAACACGCAAACATTTTCCACTGGCCAATCAGAAGCACCGGAAGCTACTGCAGATATTAATCTGCACTACATCACGTATGTCGAAGAAAATGGTGAGATATTTGAATTGGATGGAAGAAATTTGGGCGGGCCCCTTTGTTTGGGAAAGAGCGATCCAAGCGGCACTGATCTGGTTGAACAAGACTTAATTAGACAGAGAGTCGCCTCATATATGGAAAACGCTAATGAAGAGGATGTATTGAATTTTGCTATGCTGGGATTAGGTCCAAACTGGGCATAA
- the AIM25 gene encoding Aim25p (similar to Saccharomyces cerevisiae AIM25 (YJR100C); ancestral locus Anc_7.472) — protein sequence MNMIRMLLITRSCIKHFTTLSKALTNTPGRIIRNGSFRRVLREKNQITNTPPIYTSNGSNNIDIIKANDPIATTILNEPTIIIERQIEFMNVFLGFEQANRYAIMDVNGNKIATMMERDFSITKAIMRQFYRLHRPFLVDVFDNWGNVIMTIKRPFSLINSHIKTILPPSAYVDNVSGSTNYQDGKQGTIVGETIQNWHLWRRRYELFQKEGKEGSKFDQFGRIDAPFLSFDFPVTDANGKITASVDRNWVGLGREMFTDTGVYIVRFDSQRCFNDIYPTEMLSSQVLTLDQRAVVLANAVSIDFDYFSRHSRQAGGFLSFGGGYDE from the coding sequence ATGAACATGATAAGGATGCTCCTTATCACTCGATCATGTATAAAACATTTCACCACTCTAAGCAAAGCGTTAACGAATACCCCCGGCAGAATAATCAGGAATGGTTCCTTTAGAAGAGTACTTCGTGAGAAGAATCAAATAACAAATACGCCACCTATATATACATCCAACGGAAGTAACAATATTGATATAATAAAAGCAAATGACCCTATAGCTACCACAATCCTCAATGAGCCCACCATTATTATCGAAAGGCAAATAGAATTTATGAATGTCTTCCTAGGTTTCGAGCAGGCCAATAGATATGCTATAATGGATGTGAATGGAAACAAAATTGCGACAATGATGGAAAGAGACTTTTCCATAACAAAGGCGATAATGCGGCAATTTTATCGTTTACATAGACCATTTTTAGTAGACGTTTTTGATAATTGGGGGAACGTCATAATGACAATTAAAAGACCCTTTTCGCTCATCAACTCTCATATAAAGACTATCTTACCCCCTTCTGCGTATGTAGATAATGTTAGTGGCTCCACAAATTATCAGGATGGTAAACAAGGAACTATAGTAGGGGAAACAATCCAGAATTGGCATCTATGGAGGCGTCGTTATGAGTTATTCCAGAAAGAGGGTAAGGAAGGTTCTAAGTTTGACCAATTTGGCAGAATTGATGCGCCATTCTTATCATTTGATTTCCCTGTAACCGATGCCAATGGTAAGATAACGGCTAGTGTGGATAGAAATTGGGTTGGTTTAGGAAGAGAAATGTTTACCGATACAGGTGTTTACATCGTTAGATTTGACTCGCAAAGGTGCTTCAATGATATTTATCCCACTGAAATGCTAAGTTCTCAAGTACTAACTTTAGATCAAAGGGCCGTGGTATTAGCAAATGCCGTTTCCATCGATTTCgattatttttcaagacaTTCCAGGCAAGCAGGTGGTTTCCTCTCCTTTGGTGGCGGCTATGATGAGTAG
- the RSM26 gene encoding mitochondrial 37S ribosomal protein mS42 (similar to Saccharomyces cerevisiae RSM26 (YJR101W); ancestral locus Anc_7.473) gives MFVFKRGIHIVPKLPNSKALLQNGVPKILSSPGFKMVWYDYQQYLCDKLTLATAGQSLESYYPFHILLKTAGNPLQANVFNLASSIHNNHLFVENILPSVVETDTGSNTVTKTEPSRLFRSRIKDSFNGSDWEVVKEEMVYRSESEVLGQGWLFLVENSEKKLFILTCQNNGTPYYFPRNQSFDLNSAISIDEFGTLKQMRELVGSSTKLNGKVQDWTMPLICVNLWDHAYLHDYGVGNRSEYVKNVLENLNWSVVNNRLFSDISK, from the coding sequence ATGTTTGTTTTTAAGAGAGGTATTCACATAGTACCCAAGCTACCCAATTCTAAGGCTCTGCTACAAAATGGTGTCCCCAAAATACTCAGTTCGCCGGGTTTCAAGATGGTATGGTACGACTACCAGCAGTATTTATGTGATAAACTAACGCTGGCGACAGCGGGGCAGTCGCTCGAGTCCTATTATCCATTCCATATATTATTGAAGACTGCAGGAAATCCATTACAAGCTAATGTTTTCAATCTAGCTTCGTCTATTCACAATAATCATTTATTCGTGGAAAATATTCTACCTTCGGTCGTTGAAACTGACACTGGTTCAAATACAGTGACGAAAACTGAACCGTCAAGGCTGTTCAGGTCAAGAATCAAAGACTCATTCAATGGCAGCGACTGGGAGGTAGTGAAAGAGGAAATGGTCTATCGTTCTGAGAGTGAAGTACTGGGACAGGGCTGGCTATTTTTAGTTGAAAacagtgaaaaaaaactcttcATACTAACCTGCCAAAATAATGGTACGCCGtattattttccaagaaaccAATCATTTGATTTAAACAGTGCAATTTCCATCGATGAATTTGGTACACTGAAGCAAATGAGAGAACTTGTTGGAAGCTCCACGAAACTGAATGGCAAGGTTCAGGACTGGACCATGCCTTTGATCTGCGTCAATTTATGGGATCACGCATATTTACATGATTATGGCGTGGGAAACCGATCCGAATATGTAAAGAATGTGCTTGAAAACTTAAACTGGTCAGTGGTGAATAATAGACTATTCTCTGatatatcaaaataa
- the VPS25 gene encoding ESCRT-II subunit protein VPS25 (similar to Saccharomyces cerevisiae VPS25 (YJR102C); ancestral locus Anc_7.474) — translation MASLPPVYSFPPLYTRQPNSLTRRQQISTWIDIISQYCKGKKIWYMSADGTVMNDNTSGSENTDDDDSKKARKNLFNNEDIQRSVSQVFIDEIWSRMVKEGKCLPIDQTGKKSGNATSTRYFIMWKSLDNWASLILQWFEDSGKLNQVVTLYELSEADETLDWEFHGMPENLMYYCLKPLCDRNRATMLKDENGKVIAIKVV, via the coding sequence ATGGCTTCATTACCTCCAGTGTATTCATTTCCACCGCTATACACCCGTCAACCCAATTCTTTGACGAGAAGACAGCAAATAAGTACGTGGATAGACATCATATCACAATATTGTAAGGGCAAGAAAATCTGGTACATGTCAGCCGATGGTACTGTAATGAATGACAATACATCAGGTAGTGAAAACACGGATGATGACgattcaaaaaaagctcGTAAGAATCTTTTTAATAATGAAGACATCCAAAGATCTGTATCGCAGgtattcattgatgaaatctGGTCGCGCATGGTTAAAGAAGGCAAATGTTTACCCATTGATCAAACTGGTAAGAAAAGTGGCAATGCCACAAGCACGAGATATTTTATAATGTGGAAAAGCTTGGATAATTGGGCTTCATTAATACTACAGTGGTTCGAAGATTCTGGAAAATTAAACCAGGTGGTTACGTTATACGAATTAAGTGAAGCCGATGAAACCTTGGATTGGGAATTCCACGGAATGCCAGAAAACCTAATGTATTACTGTTTGAAGCCTTTATGTGATAGAAATAGGGCTACAATGCTaaaggatgaaaatggcaaaGTAATCGCCATAAAAGTTGTTTAG
- the URA8 gene encoding CTP synthase URA8 (similar to Saccharomyces cerevisiae URA7 (YBL039C) and URA8 (YJR103W); ancestral locus Anc_7.476), producing the protein MKYVVVSGGVISGIGKGVLASSTGMLLKTLGLKVTSIKIDPYMNIDAGTMSPLEHGECFVLDDGGETDLDLGNYERYLGITLSKDHNITTGKIYSHVIARERRGDYLGKTVQIVPHLTNAIQDWIQRVSKIPVDDTGLEPDVCIIELGGTVGDIESAPFVEALRQFQFEVGRENFALIHVSLVPVIHGEQKTKPTQAAVKDLRSLGLIPDMIACRCSEELNTGTIDKIAMFCHVGPEQVVNVHDVNSTYHVPLLLLKQHMIDYLHSRLKLDEVPLTLEDKDRGSQLLANWEAMTKNLDDSDDVVKIALIGKYTNLRDSYLSVTKSLEHASMKCRRRLEILWVEAGNLEPETQEVDKNKFHDSWNKLSSADGILVPGGFGTRGIEGMILAAKWARESGVPFLGVCLGLQVAAIEFARNVLGRPNSSSTEFLDESLLAPEDQVVVYMPEIDKEHMGGTMRLGLRPTIFQPGSEWSHIRKLYGEANEVHERHRHRYEINPKLVDQMESHGVLFVGKDETGQRCEIFELKGHPYYVGAQYHPEYTSKVLQPSRPFWGLVAAASGILDQVINDINAAPQGTTMNE; encoded by the coding sequence atgaagtacGTTGTTGTTTCTGGTGGTGTTATCTCTGGTATTGGTAAGGGTGTTCTGGCATCCTCTACGGGCATGCTATTGAAGACGCTTGGTCTAAAGGTTACTTCCATTAAAATTGACCCATATATGAATATCGATGCTGGGACGATGTCGCCCTTGGAGCACGGTGAGTGTTTTGTTCTTGATGACGGTGGGGAAACGGATTTGGACCTCGGTAATTACGAACGGTACCTAGGGATTACCTTAAGTAAAGACCACAATATCACCACTGGTAAGATATATTCTCATGTAATTGccagagaaagaagaggtGATTATCTGGGTAAAACCGTGCAGATTGTCCCTCATCTTACTAATGCGATTCAGGATTGGATTCAACGTGTTTCGAAGATTCCAGTCGATGACACAGGCTTAGAACCGGACGTCTGTATCATTGAATTGGGCGGTACTGTGGGCGATATCGAAAGTGCACCCTTTGTGGAAGCTTTGCGACAATTCCAGTTCGAAGTCGGGAGAGAGAACTTCGCGTTGATCCATGTTTCATTGGTACCCGTTATTCATGGTGAACAAAAGACTAAACCCACTCAGGCCGCAGTCAAAGATCTAAGGTCACTGGGGCTCATTCCTGATATGATTGCGTGCAGATGCAGTGAGGAGCTGAACACAGGCACTATCGACAAGATCGCTATGTTCTGTCACGTGGGACCAGAGCAAGTAGTTAACGTCCATGATGTCAACTCCACGTATCATGTTCCTTTATTGCTGTTAAAGCAGCACATGATCGATTATCTACATTCAAGATTGAAATTGGATGAAGTCCCCCTAACTCTGGAGGACAAGGACAGAGGATCCCAATTATTGGCTAACTGGGAGGCCATGACCAAAAACCTCGATGATTCTGACGATGTGGTCAAGATTGCCCTCATTGGCAAGTACACTAATCTAAGGGATTCGTACTTGTCAGTGACCAAATCTCTAGAGCATGCAAGCATGAAATGCCGTCGTCGACTAGAAATCCTTTGGGTGGAGGCAGGTAACCTGGAGCCCGAGACCCAAGAGGTGGATAAGAACAAGTTCCACGACTCGTGGAATAAACTCAGCTCTGCAGATGGGATTTTGGTGCCTGGTGGGTTCGGCACGAGAGGCATAGAAGGTATGATTCTTGCCGCCAAATGGGCCCGTGAATCCGGTGTTCCCTTCCTTGGGGTGTGCCTTGGCCTACAAGTAGCTGCTATCGAGTTTGCCCGCAATGTGCTAGGCCGTCCAAACAGTAGTTCTACGGAGTTTTTGGATGAGTCGCTATTGGCTCCTGAAGATCAAGTGGTCGTATACATGCCCGAGATCGATAAGGAACACATGGGTGGCACAATGAGATTGGGGTTGAGGCCCACGATTTTCCAACCGGGCTCGGAATGGAGCCACATAAGGAAGCTCTATGGCGAGGCGAACGAAGTGCATGAAAGACATCGTCATAGGTACGAGATCAACCCTAAACTGGTAGACCAAATGGAGTCGCACGGCGTTCTTTTTGTAGGTAAGGACGAGACTGGCCAGCGTTGTGAAATATTCGAACTGAAGGGGCATCCATACTACGTCGGCGCTCAATATCATCCCGAATATACGTCTAAAGTGTTGCAACCATCAAGACCATTTTGGGGGCTTGTAGCTGCAGCATCCGGGATTCTTGATCAGGTGATCAACGACATAAACGCAGCGCCACAGGGAACGACAATGAATGAATAA
- the SOD1 gene encoding superoxide dismutase SOD1 (similar to Saccharomyces cerevisiae SOD1 (YJR104C); ancestral locus Anc_7.477) — MVQAVAVLKGDAGVSGVVQFEQASESEPTTISYEIAGNSPNALRGFHIHEFGDATNGCVSAGPHFNPFKKTHGAPTDEVRHVGDMGNLETDANGVARGSFKDSLIKLIGPTSVVGRSVVIHAGQDDLGKGDTEESLKTGNAGPRPACGVIGVTN, encoded by the coding sequence ATGGTCCAAGCTGTCGCAGTGTTAAAGGGAGATGCCGGTGTTTCTGGTGTTGTCCAGTTCGAACAGGCCTCCGAGTCGGAGCCAACCACGATCTCTTACGAGATCGCCGGTAACAGTCCCAACGCTCTACGTGGGTTCCATATTCACGAGTTCGGAGACGCCACCAACGGTTGTGTCTCTGCCGGTCCTCACTTTAACCCGTTCAAGAAGACCCACGGTGCCCCAACCGATGAAGTCAGACATGTTGGTGACATGGGTAACCTGGAAACCGACGCCAATGGTGTGGCCAGGGGCTCTTTCAAGGACTCCTTGATCAAGCTTATCGGACCCACCTCTGTTGTCGGCAGAAGCGTTGTTATCCATGCCGGACAGGATGACTTGGGTAAGGGTGACACTGAAGAATCTCTGAAGACTGGTAACGCCGGTCCAAGACCTGCCTGTGGTGTCATTGGAGTGACCAACTAA